A region of Ochotona princeps isolate mOchPri1 chromosome 2, mOchPri1.hap1, whole genome shotgun sequence DNA encodes the following proteins:
- the LOC101534405 gene encoding PRAME family member 12-like — MSDMSPPRLLHLAQKSLLGHEALAILSLDQLPREMFPALFLEAFNMRLLDTLKAMVRVWPFEFLPLGTLIKTYQVDILKAVLDGLEMLYAQNSDSRRGKLHVLDLRDAGLNFWKVWAECTDDVCFPEPKMRRQPVEHKQPKSALKVIANIYLTTATPDEFLTHLLQWVKERASLVHLCCHQLKISASLIHSMSKFLDILELGCIQEVEVFCDWQLSALAKFAPYLGRMSSLRKLSLANISVTSLVTIEEMMEFVSLFASQFAKLPHLRSLHIRSFYFVFNHLDQVLRCLKSPLETLSVIACLLSEADVCYLSQCPSLRELKHLHLRRVPLTNIGLEPLQVLLERVAANLLTLDLMGCEINDSHLNAILPALSQCYQLTTLSFYGNRISMAMMEELVEHTGNLSALKVELYPAPLESYDTQGIAHGGRFSHLCRQLMGILERIREPKKVVFSTDPCWKCAQRMLFGLNHSNQCHCYLLD, encoded by the exons ATGAGTGACATGTCCCCACCGAGACTCCTGCACTTGGCACAGAAGAGCCTGCTGGGTCATGAGGCCTTGGCCATCCTTAGTCTGGACCAACTTCCCAGAGAGATGTTCCCTGCGCTCTTCTTGGAGGCCTTTAACATGAGGCTCCTGGACACCTTGAAGGCCATGGTGAGGGTCTGGCCCTTTGAGTTCCTCCCACTGGGCACCTTGATAAAGACGTACCAGGTGGACATCCTGAAAGCTGTGTTGGATGGGCTCGAAATGTTGTACGCCCAAAACTCTGACTCCAG GAGAGGGAAGCTGCACGTGCTGGATTTACGGGATGCTGGTCTGAATTTCTGGAAGGTGTGGGCTGAGTGCACGGATGATGTCTGCTTTCCTGAGCCCAAGATGAGGAGACAGCCAGTGGAGCACAAGCAGCCCAAGTCAGCCTTGAAGGTCATAGCCAACATCTACCTCACCACAGCCACCCCCGATGAGTTCCTCACCCACCTGCTTCAGTGGGTGAAGGAGAGAGCCAGCCTGGTGCACCTGTGCTGTCACCAGCTGAAGATCTCGGCAAGTCTCATCCACAGCATGAGCAAATTCCTGGACATTCTGGAGCTTGGCTGCATCCAGGAGGTGGAAGTGTTCTGTGACTGGCAACTCTCTGCCCTGGCCAAGTTTGCTCCCTACCTGGGCCGGATGAGCAGTCTTCGCAAATTGAGTCTTGCTAACATAAGTGTTACATCGCTCGTCACAATAGAGGAAATGATGGAGTTTGTCTCCCTGTTCGCCTCCCAGTTTGCCAAGCTGCCCCACCTTCGCAGCCTTCATATTCGCTCCTTTTACTTTGTGTTTAACCACCTGGATCAGGTGCTCAG gtgCCTGAAGAGCCCCCTGGAGACTCTCTCTGTAATTGCCTGCCTGCTCTCCGAAGCTGATGTCTGCTATCTGTCTCAGTGTCCAAGCCTCAGAGAACTCAAACACCTGCATCTGCGTCGTGTCCCATTGACCAACATCGGCCTGGAGCCCCTCCAAGTtctgctggagagagtggcagccAACCTCCTGACCCTGGACTTGATGGGCTGTGAGATCAATGACTCCCATCTCAATGCCATCCTGCCTGCCCTGAGCCAGTGCTACCAGCTCACCACCTTAAGTTTTTATGGGAACAGAATCTCCATGGCCATGATGGAGGAGCTGGTGGAGCATACGGGCAACCTCAGTGCACTGAAAGTCGAGCTGTACCCAGCTCCCCTGGAGAGCTATGACACCCAGGGCATTGCCCATGGAGGGAGATTTTCCCATCTCTGTAGACAGCTGATGGGCATCCTGGAAAGAATTAGAGAGCCTAAGAAGGTTGTGTTTAGCACAGACCCCTGCTGGAAGTGTGCACAACGGATGCTGTTTGGCCTAAACCACTCTAATCAGTGCCACTGCTACCTGCTGGACTAA